The Streptomyces sp. HUAS CB01 genome has a segment encoding these proteins:
- the hisC gene encoding histidinol-phosphate transaminase: MSETSPKLRAELDGIPTYKPGKPAAAGGPVAFKLSSNENPYPPLPGVMERAVAAAGVFNRYPDMACTGLMNELADRFGVPVSHLATGTGSVGVAQQLLQATSGPGDEVIYAWRSFEAYPIITQISGATSVPVPLTSGDVHDLDAMADAVTDRTRLIFVCNPNNPTGTVVHRAELERFLDRVPSDVLVVLDEAYREFIRDAEVPDGLEIYRSRPNVAVLRTFSKAYGLAGLRVGFAVAHEPVAAALRKTAVPFGVSQLAQDAAVASLQAEDELLGRVGALVAERSRVYEGLVKQGWTVPPTQANFVWLRLGERTAEFAAACEEAGVVVRPFPGEGVRVTIGESEANDIFLHAADAFRSRM, from the coding sequence GTGAGCGAGACGAGCCCCAAGCTGCGCGCCGAGCTGGACGGCATCCCCACATACAAGCCCGGCAAGCCCGCCGCTGCCGGCGGGCCGGTCGCGTTCAAGCTTTCCTCCAATGAGAACCCCTACCCGCCGCTCCCGGGCGTGATGGAGAGGGCCGTCGCGGCCGCGGGCGTTTTCAACCGCTACCCGGACATGGCCTGTACCGGGCTGATGAACGAGCTCGCCGACCGCTTCGGGGTGCCGGTCTCGCACCTGGCGACGGGCACCGGCTCGGTGGGCGTCGCGCAGCAGCTGCTGCAGGCCACCTCGGGACCGGGCGACGAGGTCATCTACGCCTGGCGGTCCTTCGAGGCGTACCCGATCATCACCCAGATCAGCGGGGCCACGTCGGTGCCCGTGCCGCTGACCTCGGGCGATGTGCACGACCTTGACGCGATGGCGGACGCGGTCACCGACCGGACCCGGCTGATCTTCGTCTGCAACCCGAACAACCCGACGGGCACGGTGGTCCACCGGGCGGAACTGGAGCGGTTCCTCGACCGGGTCCCGTCCGACGTGCTCGTGGTCCTGGACGAGGCGTACCGCGAGTTCATCCGGGACGCCGAGGTGCCGGACGGTCTGGAGATCTACCGCTCGCGGCCGAACGTGGCGGTCCTGCGCACCTTCTCCAAGGCCTACGGGCTGGCGGGGCTGCGGGTCGGCTTCGCGGTCGCCCACGAGCCGGTCGCCGCCGCGCTGCGCAAGACGGCGGTCCCGTTCGGCGTCAGCCAGCTCGCCCAGGACGCGGCGGTCGCCTCGCTGCAGGCGGAGGACGAACTCCTGGGCCGGGTCGGCGCGCTCGTGGCGGAGCGGTCGCGGGTGTACGAGGGGCTGGTGAAGCAGGGCTGGACGGTGCCGCCCACGCAGGCGAACTTCGTCTGGCTGCGGCTCGGGGAGCGCACGGCCGAGTTCGCCGCGGCCTGTGAGGAGGCCGGGGTCGTGGTGCGGCCGTTCCCGGGCGAGGGAGTGCGGGTCACCATCGGCGAGTCCGAGGCGAACGACATCTTCCTGCACGCGGCGGACGCGTTCCGCAGCAGGATGTAG
- a CDS encoding LacI family DNA-binding transcriptional regulator, with translation MTAAGKHQVSRTETSRRGSRQGRAGIRDVAAAAGVSITTVSDALNGKGRLPDATRRHVREVADRLGYRPSAAARTLRTGKSGLIGLTVTTYGEEPFTFTEFAYFAEMARAATSAALARGYALVILPATSRHDVWSNVALDGTVVIDPSDHDPVVTELVRQGLPVVSDGRPAGTLPVTAWVDNDHEAAVLELLDHLAAGGARRIGLLTGTTTDTYTRLSTTAYLNWCERVGQDPVYEAYPAHDPCAGAVAADRLLARPDRPDAVYGLFDPNGTDLLAAARRYGLRVPDDLLLVCCSESTVYANTEPSITTLSLKPRRIGTAVVQLLIDAIEGVDGGGPVEQVIPTELIVRTSSQRRSPRTTVSAPRSPSQD, from the coding sequence ATGACAGCAGCAGGGAAGCACCAGGTGAGCCGGACGGAGACATCACGCCGGGGCAGCCGGCAAGGCCGGGCGGGCATCCGGGACGTAGCCGCCGCAGCCGGTGTCTCCATCACGACTGTCTCGGACGCACTGAACGGAAAGGGCCGGCTACCGGACGCCACCCGCCGCCATGTCCGCGAGGTCGCCGACCGGCTGGGCTACCGCCCGTCCGCCGCGGCGCGCACGCTCCGTACCGGCAAGTCCGGACTCATCGGCCTCACGGTGACGACGTACGGGGAAGAACCGTTCACCTTCACGGAGTTCGCGTACTTCGCGGAGATGGCGAGAGCCGCCACCTCCGCCGCGCTCGCCCGTGGATACGCACTGGTCATCCTCCCCGCCACCTCACGCCACGACGTCTGGTCCAACGTCGCACTCGACGGCACCGTCGTGATCGACCCGTCGGACCACGACCCCGTGGTCACCGAGCTCGTCCGCCAGGGCCTGCCCGTCGTCTCCGACGGCCGCCCTGCGGGTACCCTCCCCGTCACCGCCTGGGTCGACAACGACCACGAGGCCGCCGTGCTCGAACTGCTCGACCATCTGGCGGCCGGTGGCGCACGCCGGATCGGCCTGCTCACCGGGACCACCACGGACACCTACACCCGGCTCTCGACCACGGCCTATCTCAACTGGTGCGAACGCGTCGGCCAGGACCCGGTCTACGAGGCGTACCCCGCGCACGACCCGTGCGCCGGGGCGGTCGCCGCCGACCGGCTGCTCGCCCGTCCGGACCGTCCCGACGCGGTGTACGGGCTCTTCGACCCGAACGGCACGGACCTGCTCGCCGCCGCCCGCCGGTACGGACTCCGCGTCCCCGACGATCTCCTGCTCGTCTGCTGCAGCGAGTCCACCGTGTACGCCAACACGGAGCCGTCGATCACCACGCTCTCGCTCAAACCGCGGCGCATCGGCACCGCCGTGGTCCAGTTGCTGATCGACGCGATCGAGGGAGTGGACGGCGGCGGCCCGGTCGAGCAGGTGATACCGACCGAACTCATCGTGCGGACGTCGTCGCAGCGGCGTTCCCCGCGTACGACGGTGAGCGCCCCGCGGTCGCCTTCCCAGGACTAG
- a CDS encoding metallophosphoesterase, producing the protein MTQGAGQGPVVRTATLRDFRVPPYAQVPVQSQSSSHEYVLAHPEDSVPQAVPPRAGEPAAQPAPATGPETPPRTAPEAEPGGDQAAPVRTEDTVPQAPPVHPGNAFPDDEPPEGYTPTERDLPVINRGDTVQVTVAAAPEQPEPAAEGLGPLYVVGDVHGYLEELVAALTAQGLVDAEGHWSAGNTRLWFLGDFTDRGPDGIGVIDLVMRLSAEAAAAGGYCKALMGNHELLLIGAKRFGDTPVNSGAGTATFQAAWLLNGGQKSDMDRLQDVHLQWMSRLDAVVEEDGHLLMHSDTTAYLDYGTTIEDVNDKVHEIINRNDADECWDLFRKFTKRFAFRDDDGPQAVRELLATYGGGRVVHGHSPIPYLLGEVGTEDADGEGNSEPLVEGPHVYADGLAIAMDGGVTMAGKLLVAQLPLQG; encoded by the coding sequence ATGACTCAGGGGGCCGGTCAAGGACCCGTGGTGCGTACGGCGACGTTGCGCGACTTCCGCGTCCCGCCGTACGCACAGGTTCCGGTGCAGTCGCAGTCCTCTTCCCACGAGTACGTGCTCGCGCACCCCGAGGACTCAGTCCCACAGGCGGTTCCTCCCCGGGCCGGCGAGCCCGCCGCGCAGCCGGCACCCGCCACCGGGCCCGAGACCCCGCCCCGCACGGCTCCCGAGGCGGAGCCCGGCGGCGACCAGGCGGCCCCGGTCCGCACCGAGGACACCGTCCCCCAGGCGCCGCCGGTCCACCCCGGCAACGCCTTCCCGGACGACGAACCGCCCGAGGGCTACACCCCCACCGAACGCGACCTGCCGGTGATCAACCGCGGCGACACCGTCCAGGTGACCGTCGCCGCCGCCCCCGAACAGCCCGAACCGGCCGCCGAGGGCCTCGGCCCGCTCTATGTGGTCGGGGATGTCCACGGCTATCTGGAGGAGCTCGTCGCCGCGCTCACCGCCCAGGGCCTCGTCGACGCCGAAGGCCACTGGTCCGCGGGCAACACCCGGTTGTGGTTCCTGGGCGACTTCACCGACCGCGGCCCGGACGGCATCGGCGTCATCGACCTCGTGATGCGGCTCTCGGCCGAGGCCGCGGCGGCCGGCGGGTACTGCAAGGCCCTGATGGGCAATCACGAGCTGCTGCTCATCGGCGCCAAGCGCTTCGGGGACACGCCGGTCAACTCGGGCGCGGGCACCGCCACCTTCCAGGCGGCCTGGCTCCTCAACGGCGGCCAGAAGAGCGACATGGACCGCCTCCAGGACGTCCATCTGCAGTGGATGTCCCGGCTCGACGCGGTGGTGGAGGAGGACGGGCATCTGCTGATGCACTCCGACACGACCGCCTACCTCGACTACGGCACCACGATCGAGGACGTCAACGACAAGGTCCACGAGATCATCAACCGCAACGACGCGGACGAGTGCTGGGACCTCTTCCGCAAGTTCACCAAGCGCTTCGCCTTCCGGGACGACGACGGCCCGCAGGCCGTCCGGGAACTGCTCGCCACTTACGGCGGCGGCCGTGTCGTCCACGGCCACAGCCCCATCCCCTATCTGCTGGGCGAGGTCGGCACCGAGGACGCGGACGGCGAGGGGAACTCGGAGCCACTGGTGGAAGGACCCCACGTGTACGCGGACGGGCTCGCCATCGCCATGGACGGCGGAGTGACCATGGCCGGAAAGCTGCTGGTGGCCCAACTCCCCCTGCAGGGCTGA
- the thiC gene encoding phosphomethylpyrimidine synthase ThiC — protein sequence MTTSDTRTPASGSSEAGKSIGWHKGYVEGSRPDIRVPVRQVHLTNGKDVTLYDTSGPYTDPDTETDVRRGLPPLRENWIVGRGDTEEYAGRPVRPEDDGIKHTSPRGGLRNLDAVFPGRPRQPRRGRDGQAVTQLAYARRGEITPEMEFVAIRENVSPEVVREEIAAGRAVLPANVNHPEIEPMIIGKRFLVKVNANIGNSAVTSSIEEEVEKMTWATRWGADTVMDLSTGRNIHTTREWVLRNSPVPIGTVPLYQALEKVDGRAEELTWEIYKDTVIEQAEQGVDYMTVHAGVLLRYVPLTARRKTGIVSRGGSIMAAWCLAHHKESFLYENFEELCEILAAYDVTYSLGDGLRPGSIADANDEAQFAELRTLGELNSIAKRHNVQTMIEGPGHVPMHKIKENIDLQQEICEEAPFYTLGPLTTDVAPAYDHITSGIGAAMIAWWGTAMLCYVTPKEHLGLPNRDDVKTGVITYKIAAHAADLAKGHPDAQEWDDALSDARFEFRWEDQFNLALDPDTAREFHDETLPAEPAKTAHFCSMCGPKFCSMKISRSITEQFGGDEPASSDTEIAEGMLQKSKEFAASGNRVYLPLAD from the coding sequence ATGACCACATCGGACACGCGCACGCCTGCCTCCGGCTCGTCCGAGGCGGGGAAGTCCATCGGCTGGCACAAGGGATACGTCGAGGGCTCACGCCCCGACATCCGGGTGCCGGTCCGCCAGGTGCACCTCACCAACGGCAAGGACGTGACCCTGTACGACACGTCCGGTCCGTACACCGATCCCGACACCGAGACGGACGTGCGCCGCGGGCTGCCGCCGCTGCGGGAGAACTGGATCGTCGGCCGCGGCGACACCGAGGAGTACGCCGGCCGCCCCGTCAGGCCCGAGGACGACGGCATCAAGCACACGTCCCCACGCGGCGGTCTGCGCAACCTCGACGCGGTCTTCCCCGGCCGCCCGCGCCAGCCCCGCCGGGGCCGCGACGGGCAGGCGGTGACCCAGCTCGCCTACGCCCGGCGCGGTGAGATCACGCCGGAGATGGAGTTCGTGGCGATCCGGGAGAACGTCTCCCCGGAGGTCGTCCGCGAGGAGATCGCCGCAGGCCGGGCCGTGCTGCCGGCCAACGTCAACCACCCCGAGATCGAGCCGATGATCATCGGGAAGCGGTTCCTGGTGAAGGTCAACGCCAACATCGGCAACTCGGCGGTGACCTCCTCCATCGAGGAGGAGGTGGAGAAGATGACGTGGGCGACCCGGTGGGGCGCGGACACGGTCATGGACCTCTCCACCGGCCGCAACATCCACACCACCCGTGAGTGGGTGCTGCGCAACTCCCCCGTGCCGATCGGCACCGTCCCGCTCTACCAGGCGCTCGAGAAGGTCGACGGCCGGGCCGAGGAGTTGACCTGGGAGATCTACAAGGACACCGTCATCGAGCAGGCGGAGCAGGGCGTCGACTACATGACGGTCCACGCGGGCGTGCTGCTGCGGTACGTGCCGCTGACCGCCCGTCGCAAGACCGGCATCGTCTCCCGCGGCGGCTCGATCATGGCCGCCTGGTGCCTCGCGCACCACAAGGAGTCGTTCCTGTACGAGAACTTCGAGGAGCTCTGCGAGATCCTCGCCGCGTACGACGTCACCTACTCGCTCGGCGACGGACTGCGGCCCGGCTCCATCGCGGACGCCAACGACGAGGCGCAGTTCGCCGAGTTGAGGACGCTCGGGGAGCTCAACTCGATCGCCAAGCGCCACAACGTGCAGACCATGATCGAGGGCCCGGGGCACGTCCCGATGCACAAGATCAAGGAGAACATCGACCTCCAGCAGGAGATCTGCGAGGAGGCCCCGTTCTACACGCTCGGACCGCTGACGACGGACGTGGCGCCGGCCTACGACCACATCACGTCCGGCATCGGCGCGGCGATGATCGCCTGGTGGGGCACGGCCATGCTCTGCTACGTCACGCCCAAGGAGCACCTGGGCCTGCCGAACCGGGACGACGTCAAGACGGGCGTCATCACCTACAAGATCGCGGCACACGCGGCGGATCTCGCCAAGGGGCACCCGGACGCGCAGGAATGGGACGACGCGCTCTCGGACGCGCGTTTCGAGTTCCGCTGGGAGGACCAGTTCAACCTGGCCCTGGACCCGGACACGGCACGGGAGTTCCACGACGAGACGCTGCCGGCCGAGCCGGCGAAGACCGCGCACTTCTGCTCCATGTGCGGTCCGAAGTTCTGCTCGATGAAGATCAGCAGGAGCATCACGGAGCAGTTCGGCGGTGACGAGCCGGCGTCGTCGGACACGGAGATCGCCGAGGGCATGCTCCAGAAGTCCAAGGAGTTCGCCGCCTCGGGGAACCGGGTGTACCTGCCGCTGGCGGACTGA
- a CDS encoding YibE/F family protein, whose product MTSSQQTPEPDDRPGGPPHSHGHAHAHAHGHGHGPAAPVSRHLRRVIAAVLIPFAAAVVVGLVALWPGGAPEHERTGVGFDRQTEQARVVRVQEVDCSDVNAGQVPPTGDTTTPEGREAVNSQQGKCKKATVEVTTGKDKGRTFVEVVQPDASRQLKQGQEVVVAYAPDAPRDLQYSVSDINRDFPMMLLAGIFAVVVVLVGRLRGVMALIALALSFAVLTLFILPAILQGSNPLIVAVIGASAIMLMALYLCHGLNARTSVAVLGTLISLLLIGLLGSVFIGWASLSGNTDDNTGLIHGLFPNIDMSGLLLAGVIIGSLGVLDDVTVTQTSAVWELHQADPAMGPRGLYKAGIRIGRDHIASVVNTLVLAYAGASLPLLLLFSIAQSGVGTVATSELVAEEIVRTLIGSIGLVASVPVTTALAALVVSADRPGGTVTGVAAGAVRSRGRRRRAK is encoded by the coding sequence GTGACTTCCTCTCAGCAGACACCGGAACCGGACGACCGCCCGGGCGGTCCGCCGCACTCCCACGGCCACGCCCACGCCCATGCCCACGGTCACGGCCACGGTCCTGCCGCTCCCGTCTCGCGCCATCTGCGGCGGGTCATCGCTGCGGTGCTCATCCCGTTCGCCGCCGCGGTGGTGGTCGGTCTCGTCGCGCTCTGGCCGGGCGGGGCACCGGAGCACGAGCGCACCGGTGTCGGCTTCGACCGGCAGACCGAACAGGCCCGGGTGGTCCGGGTGCAGGAGGTCGACTGCTCCGACGTGAACGCCGGACAGGTGCCGCCGACGGGGGACACCACGACCCCCGAGGGGCGCGAGGCGGTCAACTCCCAGCAGGGGAAGTGCAAGAAGGCGACCGTCGAGGTCACCACCGGAAAGGACAAGGGCCGTACGTTCGTCGAGGTCGTCCAGCCGGACGCCTCGCGCCAGCTGAAGCAGGGCCAGGAAGTGGTGGTGGCGTACGCGCCCGACGCCCCGCGCGATCTCCAGTACTCGGTGAGCGACATCAACCGGGACTTCCCGATGATGCTGCTCGCGGGGATCTTCGCGGTCGTGGTGGTGCTGGTCGGGAGGCTGCGCGGGGTGATGGCGCTGATCGCGCTGGCCCTGAGCTTCGCCGTACTGACCCTGTTCATCCTGCCGGCGATCCTGCAGGGCTCGAATCCGCTGATCGTGGCAGTGATCGGAGCCAGCGCGATCATGCTGATGGCGCTGTACCTCTGTCACGGCCTGAACGCCCGTACCTCGGTCGCGGTGCTCGGGACGCTGATCTCGCTGCTGCTGATCGGGCTGCTCGGCTCGGTGTTCATCGGCTGGGCGTCCCTGTCCGGCAACACCGACGACAACACCGGTCTGATCCACGGCCTGTTCCCGAACATCGACATGTCCGGCCTGCTGCTGGCGGGAGTCATCATCGGCTCGCTCGGCGTGCTCGACGACGTCACAGTGACCCAGACCTCGGCGGTCTGGGAACTGCACCAGGCGGACCCGGCGATGGGCCCTCGCGGCCTCTACAAGGCGGGCATCCGGATCGGTCGCGACCACATCGCCTCGGTCGTCAACACGCTCGTACTGGCGTATGCGGGCGCCTCGTTGCCCCTGCTCCTGCTGTTCTCGATCGCACAGTCGGGGGTGGGCACGGTGGCGACCAGCGAGCTGGTGGCGGAGGAGATCGTCCGGACGCTCATCGGTTCGATCGGTCTGGTGGCGTCGGTGCCGGTGACCACCGCACTGGCCGCTCTGGTCGTCTCCGCCGACCGGCCCGGCGGCACGGTGACCGGTGTGGCGGCGGGCGCGGTGCGCAGCAGGGGGCGCCGCCGGCGGGCGAAGTAG
- a CDS encoding SsgA family sporulation/cell division regulator: MRESVQAEVLMSFLVSEELSFRIPVELTYETRDPYAVRMTFHLPGDAPVTWAFGRELLLDGINGPSGDGDVHIAPTEPEGLSDVHIRLQVGVDRALFRAGAAPLVAFLDRTDKLVPLGQERTLGDFEDNLEAALGRILAEEATG, translated from the coding sequence ATGCGCGAGTCGGTTCAGGCAGAGGTCCTGATGAGCTTCCTGGTCTCCGAGGAACTCTCCTTCCGGATCCCTGTGGAGCTCACGTACGAGACAAGAGACCCCTATGCGGTGCGCATGACCTTCCATCTGCCCGGCGACGCCCCCGTGACCTGGGCGTTCGGACGCGAGCTGCTGCTCGACGGGATCAACGGGCCCAGCGGGGACGGCGATGTCCACATCGCCCCGACCGAGCCCGAGGGGCTGTCCGACGTCCACATCCGGCTCCAGGTCGGTGTCGACCGGGCGCTGTTCCGGGCCGGCGCCGCACCCCTGGTGGCCTTCCTCGACCGGACCGACAAGCTGGTTCCGCTGGGACAGGAGCGCACGCTCGGCGACTTCGAGGACAACCTGGAGGCCGCCCTGGGCCGCATCCTCGCCGAGGAGGCCACCGGCTGA
- a CDS encoding IclR family transcriptional regulator, with product MEAVASHADGAPAKQLAREAGLPLPTAYHLLRTLAHEGYLRREKGVFVFGEAAVRLAMGGAMQNRRTKIEESLAHWRDSIGVPVYFALYREEEIELVAVADTPYAPAVDEWADFRETGHAHALGQCLLGQLDERARKDHLARHPVDRITPYTVRNRGALLERLGAMGQMEPVIERQEYALGTVCAAIPVTVGSTAGAMAISLPLHQEDRLIPAVEQLRSGVGSLLSSFAFSISI from the coding sequence ATGGAGGCCGTGGCCTCCCACGCCGACGGAGCCCCCGCCAAACAGCTCGCACGCGAGGCGGGCCTGCCCCTTCCCACCGCCTACCACCTGCTGCGGACCCTTGCGCACGAGGGCTATCTGCGGCGTGAGAAGGGCGTGTTCGTCTTCGGCGAGGCCGCGGTGCGGCTCGCGATGGGCGGGGCGATGCAGAATCGTCGCACCAAGATCGAGGAATCCCTGGCGCACTGGCGGGACTCCATCGGCGTACCGGTCTATTTCGCCCTTTATCGGGAGGAGGAGATCGAACTCGTCGCCGTGGCCGACACCCCGTACGCGCCCGCGGTGGACGAATGGGCGGATTTCCGGGAAACGGGTCATGCGCACGCTCTCGGGCAGTGCCTGCTCGGTCAGCTCGACGAACGGGCCCGCAAGGACCATCTCGCCCGGCACCCCGTGGACCGGATCACGCCTTATACGGTGCGCAATCGGGGAGCTCTGCTGGAACGGCTCGGGGCGATGGGCCAGATGGAACCGGTGATCGAGCGGCAGGAATATGCCCTGGGAACGGTCTGTGCGGCTATTCCCGTCACCGTGGGCTCCACCGCCGGCGCGATGGCGATTTCCCTTCCGCTCCACCAGGAAGATCGTTTGATCCCGGCGGTCGAACAACTACGCAGTGGCGTGGGCAGCCTGCTCAGTTCATTCGCCTTCTCTATCAGTATCTGA
- a CDS encoding DUF5326 family protein, whose product MREILKGMPWWVKWVAIPLIALVVFGGMIANLIGFVIWLLFKVLFFVAIVGGLIYVVRKFMSSSSSKGDW is encoded by the coding sequence GTGCGGGAGATACTGAAGGGGATGCCCTGGTGGGTGAAGTGGGTCGCCATTCCCCTGATCGCCCTTGTCGTCTTCGGCGGGATGATCGCGAATCTCATCGGCTTTGTGATTTGGCTGCTGTTCAAGGTCCTGTTCTTCGTGGCGATAGTGGGCGGACTGATCTACGTCGTACGGAAGTTCATGAGCTCGTCGTCGTCGAAGGGCGACTGGTGA
- a CDS encoding cupin domain-containing protein, translated as MKAFRLDELEAERAANDGAYLQFLRERNMSVGLYALDAGALDPQRPHQQDEVYLVVSGRASITVGTETTQVGRGSVVYVPAGVDHRFHHISEDLRVLVVFSPPES; from the coding sequence ATGAAGGCATTCCGACTGGACGAGCTCGAGGCGGAGCGGGCCGCCAACGACGGCGCGTATCTGCAGTTCCTGCGCGAACGGAACATGTCGGTCGGGCTGTACGCGCTGGACGCGGGCGCGCTGGACCCGCAGCGGCCGCACCAGCAGGACGAGGTCTACCTCGTCGTCAGCGGCCGGGCCTCGATCACCGTCGGCACGGAGACGACCCAGGTGGGGCGGGGCAGCGTCGTCTACGTCCCCGCCGGAGTGGACCACAGGTTCCACCACATCAGCGAGGATCTCCGGGTGCTCGTCGTCTTCTCCCCGCCCGAGAGCTGA
- a CDS encoding phage holin family protein, which yields MKNFLVKTIANAGALAVAIWLVQDITLTGDSTARKTVTLIIVALLFGLVNFFVKPIVKLLTLPLFILTLGLITLVVNALMLLLTSWLADVLDLNFHVEGFWTAVLGGLIISIVSWALNVVLPDGKD from the coding sequence ATGAAGAATTTCCTCGTCAAGACGATCGCGAACGCCGGGGCACTCGCCGTGGCGATCTGGCTGGTCCAGGACATCACACTCACCGGCGACAGCACCGCCCGGAAGACCGTCACACTGATCATCGTGGCCCTGCTCTTCGGCCTGGTGAACTTCTTCGTCAAGCCGATAGTCAAGCTGCTGACGCTTCCCCTCTTCATCCTGACGCTCGGCCTGATCACACTGGTGGTCAACGCCCTCATGCTGCTGCTGACCTCATGGCTCGCCGACGTCCTGGACCTGAACTTCCATGTGGAGGGCTTCTGGACGGCCGTACTCGGCGGATTGATCATCTCGATCGTGTCGTGGGCGCTGAACGTGGTGCTCCCCGACGGCAAGGACTGA
- a CDS encoding low molecular weight protein-tyrosine-phosphatase, translating to MPFSVCFVCTGNICRSPMAESVFRARVEDAGLDGLVVVDSAGTGGWHEGDGADPRTVDVLREHGYPSGHVARQFRPSWFARLDLVIALDEGHLRELRRLAPTAADAAKVRLLRSYDPAAGADLDVPDPYYGGTDGFEECLDMVESASEGLLAAVRDAVEEKAA from the coding sequence ATGCCCTTCTCCGTCTGTTTCGTCTGCACCGGCAACATCTGCCGGTCGCCGATGGCCGAGTCCGTGTTCCGGGCCCGGGTGGAGGACGCCGGACTCGACGGCCTCGTCGTCGTGGACAGCGCCGGCACGGGCGGCTGGCACGAGGGGGACGGAGCCGATCCCCGCACGGTCGACGTGCTGCGGGAGCACGGCTACCCGTCCGGTCACGTCGCCCGGCAGTTCCGGCCCTCCTGGTTCGCCCGGCTGGACCTGGTGATCGCTCTCGACGAGGGTCATCTGCGGGAGCTGCGCCGGCTGGCGCCGACCGCAGCGGACGCCGCGAAGGTGCGGCTGCTGCGGTCGTACGACCCGGCCGCCGGTGCCGACCTCGACGTCCCCGACCCGTACTACGGCGGGACGGACGGCTTCGAGGAGTGCCTGGACATGGTGGAGTCCGCGAGCGAGGGACTGCTCGCCGCGGTGCGCGACGCGGTGGAGGAGAAGGCGGCATGA
- a CDS encoding cystathionine gamma-lyase: protein MSTGEGTRAVRAGLPEAQKYEPTLPGPVFAAHYHLPGEPTGPYTYGRDSNPTWTLLEQAIGELEAPGDAGVETVAFASGMAAVSAVLLSQVRAGDVVVLPEDGYQALPLVREQLEEYGVEVRTAPTGGDAQLDVLDGAKLLWIETPSNPGLDVCDVRRLADAAHAGGAVVAVDNTLATPLGQRPLALGADFAVASGTKGLTGHGDLLLGYVVCRDAAAAARVRQWRKVVGAIPGPMEAWLAHRSLATLQLRSDRQCANALALARALAGRAEVTGLRYPGLPEDPSHKIASEQMRRFGSVVSFELPDRDHAERFLAEARLVDDATSFGSVRSSAERRGRWGGDAVAEGFIRFSAGVEDTVDLVADVLRALDAAAG from the coding sequence ATGAGCACGGGTGAGGGAACGCGGGCCGTACGGGCCGGTCTGCCGGAGGCACAGAAGTACGAACCGACCCTGCCCGGGCCGGTGTTCGCCGCCCACTACCACCTGCCCGGTGAGCCGACGGGCCCGTACACCTACGGGCGCGACTCCAACCCCACCTGGACTCTGCTGGAGCAGGCCATCGGTGAACTGGAGGCACCGGGGGACGCCGGGGTCGAGACCGTCGCCTTCGCGTCGGGCATGGCCGCCGTCTCCGCCGTCCTGCTGTCGCAGGTCCGGGCGGGCGACGTGGTGGTGCTCCCCGAGGACGGCTACCAGGCCCTGCCCCTGGTGCGGGAGCAGCTGGAGGAGTACGGGGTCGAGGTCCGGACCGCGCCCACCGGCGGTGACGCCCAGCTCGACGTGCTGGACGGGGCGAAGCTGCTGTGGATCGAGACGCCCTCCAACCCGGGGCTCGACGTGTGCGACGTACGGCGGCTCGCGGACGCCGCGCACGCCGGCGGCGCCGTGGTGGCGGTCGACAACACGCTCGCGACGCCGCTGGGCCAGCGCCCGCTGGCCCTCGGCGCGGACTTCGCGGTCGCCAGCGGCACCAAGGGCCTGACGGGCCACGGCGATCTGCTCCTCGGGTACGTGGTCTGCCGGGACGCCGCGGCGGCGGCGCGGGTACGGCAGTGGCGCAAGGTCGTGGGTGCGATCCCGGGCCCCATGGAGGCCTGGCTGGCCCATCGCTCGCTGGCCACGCTCCAGCTGCGCTCCGACCGGCAGTGCGCGAACGCGCTCGCCCTGGCCCGGGCGCTGGCCGGGCGGGCGGAGGTCACCGGACTGCGCTACCCCGGTCTGCCCGAGGACCCCTCGCACAAGATCGCCTCGGAGCAGATGCGCCGGTTCGGCTCGGTGGTCTCCTTCGAGCTGCCCGACCGTGACCACGCCGAGCGCTTCCTCGCGGAGGCGCGGCTCGTCGACGACGCGACCAGCTTCGGAAGCGTCCGCTCCAGCGCCGAGCGCAGGGGCCGCTGGGGCGGGGACGCCGTGGCGGAAGGCTTCATCCGTTTCTCGGCGGGTGTGGAGGACACGGTCGACCTCGTCGCGGACGTGCTCAGGGCGCTGGACGCCGCGGCGGGCTGA